The genomic region TACTTCGACAAATAATCATTCAACGACCTAATTAACAGTTCAATATCGTAAAATCGTGTTCAAGCAAGTAAAGTCAATCCTTCCTCATGTTCATGAACCCAACCATAATAATATGTAATCCTTATAAACCGAACCAAAAACTAGCAAAATGTCTAGAAGTTAACATGGCTATAAACAAGTCTATCACACTGCCTTTTccccaaaacataaataaataaagaacacCTACGGAATAACACAAAATTGGCTTGGGGAAAGAATgaagtgggtgagcttaacaagctcagtgaatgattAGAATAACCACTTCGCAAACATATCATCATACATCTTCAAAACGGCCATTTATAAGTACAATTACAATAGTTCTATGTCTAGTGCCATAGAGTACCTATCCATGCATTATCTACTGGTTTATCTACATAGCATTTACATACTCATGCAAACATAAATCATGTAACACACAtatttaattaaacatatatcacatttcacacaaacgataaaatgcATAATGGTCACAtgtcatataaacacatatcacaatacacacatattcataatttaagaTAATTTGCATAGCAACCACttactcatttaggcatacatcacactacacatatatacattttaagataatttggcacttgagctatgaaacataaaagtgagctctacCATCACTCATCAGATACACGAATCTCTAACATACTAaacatagactcatagagtcaaacatgtcccaaaagtatagcatatagctaacactctccttaATTCCCTTCACATATCCTGTTGAatagagcttagctcacatttccttatccctccaacatgtcccagggcctcaatgcccaaaatcactgtacatataggtgagtacttacgatcctatggcatgtcaactatatccaagGGTTTCAAGATCATAAGGCCAAAATAACTGAAAAATAATCACATATCACTTACCGATTATCCGTGCACAATCACTGCATGTTAGCATCTTTTGCAAAACACTATCACTGTCATTTAACATATATCATTTTCACTTTACACAACAGTTACCATATTTACATATAACATGTTTGAGATTCTCATTACCATGCACAATTTCATAATCATATAAGCACAAAACCACATAACGAGTATAGATACAAGAAAACTTACACTcagaatttagagtaggggtttagacTACTACTGAATTCCCAATTAACACATGACTTGTGTCTACGAGTAGCAATCCTAAACACTCATCAATTACGCTTTTGTCAAAAAGCTgaaagctcaaactagcttttTTTTGCCTTTATCTCTACTCGTAAAAGGTCCTATTGAATCCAGAACATCAACACAACAATGCATCCAATAATCAGCTAAGAACTCACCACAAGCAATCCAAAAACATAAGCCTATACAAAGTTTTCATATAACTGAAACCTTTAACATAACCAACTTAAAACTCAAATGTCTTGGTCTATACTCATTCTTTTCACCTAAAACCAATTCCAttcatcttataattcacctacaactaattctcaacctttaaactacaatAAATACTCAATTCATAGTATCGATTTTTTTGACATGTTTTATGGCTATTTTTCGAAAATTCATTCAAATTCAAGAATTATTTAACGaaacatcaaattaaatttagaaaccttctaatcatgtcaaaaaaagttgaaaaatactttgAAACCACATTTTTATGCAAAATCTTGAAATCGACCATTAACGATCTAATTTTCGGCTTTTATTCAAACATgtgatttaatggctaaaaacttagttttaaagactaaataacatttaaaactaatGGGAAGATGAATTTTTTCCTTAGTTGACGAAAAACTAAGCATATGATCAAAAACCCTAAAAACCCACAAGCTTGACAATTGAGGAATCTATGGTgtttttgggtgtttttcttaaagtattaTGGAGGTTTAATGTTATAAGCATGATGGAAATCAAAAGAATAGAGTTTGGAATCAAAAATCGAATGGAGAGggtgaaggaaaataaagggacGGCAACAAGAATGGGAGGAGAGGAAACTAACATGAAATATATGTAGGTAGGGGAAGTATtaggttgaattttaaaatttggtttaagtgCCTCTTAAAAACTCACAATTTTGActcttttacaaatcagtccAATCTTCAAAATTGAAGGTCTTTAAAACTTGTTTtcgaaaattgatttaattttctaaaaaccatagtAAAAAACATTACCGATAAATCATGTCACAAAATTTCAAACACTCTAAGATTAAAGTTCCTAAATTACCTCTAAAACTCTTAGGCCCTATTTTGCGGTGTTACAAAAGTGGTAAGAGAAACATCTAGAAGACATCCAAGGAATCTCAACATCAATTGTAACAATAGATCCATCATTCAACTCAACATTAATAGATATAAGTACAACAAAATCTGCAGCAACTTCAATGCATACCTTCGCATAAGAAAGCTTATTCTGAAAAATTATTATACTATCCATGTATAAAAGAGATCCAATAGCACTCGCAATGTAACTTAACCCATTTTGTGTGAACAACTCTAAAGGAACACAACTCAATTGAATCCAAATAGGCATCCGATCCAAATTAAATTCCAATTTCTTCAAGTTTGGCTTTCATTTGCGCAGAATCATTGGCTTATTTTATATGTGCCACCAAGAGCATTCCTTAACGTGCACCCCttctaaaattaataaattaatattagcATTAAAATTACTTATTCAATATTTAACATTTTTTAATGCTACTCAATCCATTAAGCTGATATGTGAAAGCCTTATTAAGTTTATCCCtatcataaatttaaaatgataaaGTTAAGTCTTGATTTATATGCAGCAGTGGTTAAATTTTTTATCAAACATCTGTTTGACATGGGTTCAAATCGTGTTATCGCATTCACACatctaatatttttttaaaaaatacttgaCTTAACAACACAAGAGAGACATTCAGTCCctataaatttttagttttggaAATAACACCTATAGAGAGAATTTTAGAGAGACCTTTAAGAGTTAGAATGATAAAGTGCCAAAAGTCCCCTTACTTTGAAGGCCtcctatttatatatatttgaaattaggACTTAGAAATCTAGGTTATTAATACGAGTAATGAAACTAATTTTCAATTACATTGCATTAATAATTAAGAAGACATGGTGAAAGATTTTGTCAGTAATGGTGAATAGTGAATAAGAATTCATTATGTTTCTAAAAAATGGAAAAAAGCACTCAACATTACAGTAGAAAGTTAAGAAAAATCTTAACTATCTCCATATTTGATCCACAATTCCAAGCTCTCTAAAACATACTAAAAGTGAATATAACCCAAGAACCCTGCCATATTTCAAGGTTACTTCCGCTTCTTTTACTTTGGTGAAGCAGTACCATGATTGAAACATCTTTCGCGGAACATCTTTTGCAGTGTAAGACAATGATTGTTTTTGGATGAGTGTTATTCTTGAATAATGGTTATGTTGAATTGTTTTAGACGTGAGTTGTTCTCAACGTAGTTGTTCTTAATGTAGAGGTCTCAAACAAGAGTTGTTTTGTGATGATGTTTTTCTTGATAGAGCTTGTTTTGAATAATGAATATtccagaaaaataaaaaaaacatgcatttgtTTTAAATACAAGTTCCAAACAATGATTATTCTAAACATAACTATTCCTGAAATGTCATTATTCTGATTAAGAGTTGTTCCAAAGTTTAGTTGTTCTCAATATGAGTTGTTTTCAAATAACAACTAAAGTTATGTTCTGAACATAGCTATTTCGGATATAGTTATTCTCCAACAACAGTTATTTTGAACAACTTTCTAAACAATAGTTATTGCTCCGGAAGAGATATTAAGTGAAACGAGGATGCTAGTTGTTCTACACTTGGTAGCATAGTTTCttgaaatataatattatttatattaaagaaGAGATAAAATGCAAGTAGTCAAAACTAAGTATCTATATCCCGTAACATATTTAACTGTATaagtctttctttttctttttctttttctttttctttttcttttctacttTTAATGGTGTTTTAGTTTCAAAAGGGAAAAGGTGAGGAAAGGAGCGCTTTGAGGATTCGAGCAATCTCAATCTAAGGGGTGAGAAAATAATCATAAACCAAAATCAGTAAATGCTACTATATATACAAATTGGATTATAGATATTCAACATGGAGAAGAACAAGTGGTATAATTATCCTTATTTGAGCTTTCACTTTTCTACAATGCTTCCTACCTTCTAAAATGTGTCATTCCCTCACAAGCCAATGTTCCTTCAAGATCTCCAATGATTCGAGCTATTCGGACCTCAAGACCCCTTTGAACTTCCTGAAACAAAGATTTAATATTATCAGAGAATTGCTTCATGTCGAAGGTGGCTGTCTTGTCTAACTCCACCCCATTGAACCCAGGggctattttggattgaatttccATCAACTTTTGACCCGTTGCAACCATATATCTCTGCAACTGGAATGTCTCCTCTAGGAAATGCTCCAGGCTTCTGGTGGTTCCTCCTTTCGTTTTCACATTGCTGCAATCTCCTTGACTCGCGTCTATCTCATTCTCATTCTGAAAATTGTAGATGAGATTGTGATGAGAAAGTAGTCATAGACCACAGTAAAGTAATGAAGTAGCGTTTGATTTCATTTCTAGCAGCaaacaaagaagaaaatgttcaaaattttgcaGATCACCAGTGAAAGTCATTGATGTCATTGCTTACCATCCGCTTACAGAGATCGTCAGTCTTCCCTTGAAGGGACTGGTAGCGGCTGACTTGTTTATTAAGCAAAGAGATCAACAACAGAAACCCTTTGATCCCATTGTCACCCCCATCCATATCCTCTCCACTTTCTTGCTTTCCTTTTAACCTCTCAAGCATGAGAAGTTGCTGTTTCAACCTTTTGATCTTGTAAGAAACTCCAAGAGCTTGAAGATCCATCCTCCATGGGTTGTTTTTGGTTTTAGCACTGGCACCCCTGGAATGGTCAACACAATCCACCACCAATGAATCATTAGTTTCTTTCTGGAGTGAACCAGGGTCGACAGACTCTCTTTCTTCTTCAAAATCCTTTTCAGGTGATTGAACAATCAATCTGATGTTTTTGGAGTCTTTGCAAGATGGGATTATCTCTTCTTTATCTAGCAGGCTTGTTTTTTTTTCTTGCTCCTTCTCGGTTGCCTTTTTCTTTACAATCCTGACTTTAGGCCAAAAGGAATCATGTGTCAAAGCTGGATCGTGCAGAGATATATTTAATATGTCACTCTTTTGACAACTCATAGGCTTTAATTGTGATGCAAACTGATCCTTCAAGGAATTTAATTCTTCTTCTCTCTCCAATAGCATGGCCTCCAATTTCATGTTGTCTTGTCTGAGCTGAGACACATCCTGGTTCAGTCCATCAACATGGGACTGCAACCGCTCCGACTCTAGTTCCATGCTCAACAGTCGCCAGCGAAAACCCTCTAACTTCTCATCTTTCAGTCTCATTTGTTCAGCAAATGCATCCAGTTCCAAATGATGTCTTTTCTCAATCACATTCGCATACTTTTCTGCCTCCGCTCGAACCCAACTTTCTAGCCTTTTAACATCAGCTGTCACCACTGTTTCAACAAAAACCCAATGCAGAAACGATTAGATCATAAACACAATAAGACATAAAGGCATAAAGGCTCTCAGTTCTCACCTAAATCCTCAGTTCCTTGTGGAGATTGACAATCTGGAAGAAGAGAAAAGGCTTCTGGGTCTGTTTTCAGTTCTGGATAATCCAATTTTGCACTGGCTTGGGCTTGGTTACTGAACATACCCTTCAATGAATGTCTCTCATGTCTAGTCTCAGAGACTGCTTTCCACCTTTCTGTTTCTAGCTCAGCTTGCTTCTTCTTTGCCTTTGATACTTTAACTTCTTTCAAAAGCAATTGTTTCTCTGCTGTGTCTAACTTCGATTTCCTTAACATTGCAGACAAAATCTTGTCTTTTTGCTCCAAATCCTTGCGCATTTTCGTGATTTCCATGGACAGCTTTTGTGCCAACACAACTGATTCCTCCTTTTGTTCTAGGACAGCATCAAGCTCCATTTTTGTAGCTTCAACTTGCCTAAAGGCTCGCCCCATCTCTGCTTCAAGTTGCCTTTGATTTGAAACAATCTCAATGAAAGCAGTTTTGTGCTTCCAAATCTCGTTGGAATGCTCCTGAGCTTCACGCTTTGCTGTTTCCCTCAATTCTTGAGCAACACTTTCCAACTTCATTGCCTTCTCTTCTAATTCCTTCCCTTTCACCCCCATTTCTTCAATCATCTTATCCTTAGACTTCACCAAGATTTCCATTTCATCGAATTTTTGTTTCAAGCCAGCAATTTCATTATCTTTCTTCTTCTCCAGGACTCTCAATTCATTTATAAGGGCTCCAATTTGCAGCCGAAGCTTCTTTCTTTCAATCAACCATCCTTGCTCTTGTGATGCAAAGATGCCGACAACCTTCTCATTTGCTTTTGCATCTTCATGTCTCATTTGCTTTAACTCCTCAATCTCTTTCTCAGCCGTCTCAAGCTTTTGAACAAGTTCAGCCTTTGCTAGATTGACTTCTTCTCTCTGGATTCTCCATGCAAGCAACCCCAAGAGCTGAGCACTTCCTTGAaccattttatcacgaaattcacaccatttctcatcacccTTTTCGGTTCCTATGAGGAATCTGAGAGCAAAGAAAGCACAAGAGACACCAAAACACATTGGATAAAAGCTGTCACTTTTATTGTCTTCGGAGATGATTAGACATGAACCAGAAATTCGCTTCTCATCCATTGCCTTATAAACTTGCTTCTTCACCTTCGGGAATTTAGAACAACAATGAAGTTATAAGCAAAAAACATTTCCAtgtaatcaaaataatttaacacAAAAAACACATTACAATAATATAGGAACAACAATACCCTACACAGTTAGCAGCACAAAAACCTCATCGAAACTGtacaatctataacaaaaataATGTAAAAACTTACAAGAAGAAAAGGGTGAAATGCTTTCATGAATTCAAACCCAGGCCAGAACAGCTGGTTCTACAACTTTTAGTGATCCATGGAAGATCTTTTTAAAGGGCCTGTTTGATTTGGAAAATTATCCATAATAAACTATCAGGGAAAACCCAAAAGCCTGGTTTTCAGTGATAACCCCACTTGTTTCCCATTAATTTCTTTTCATTCATGCCTCCTTCCAACACTGCTCATAGATTCCTGGTGGTTTGTCACCATTAATAACAAAGAAAAAAGCGTTGAAGAAGAAAAACATAAATCTTCCTTTGGAACAATCCtgggaaatttttttattttttccagagTGTCTTTCACTTATTCAAAGTATAAAATGATTGATTGAAACAGTAAACAATAATCTACTCTAAAGTTTAGCTATCAAAATGAATACTGAAAAAGGCTACGAAATTAGTTTTAAAGTAATTTTCAGTTATTACATATAgattaggttaaaatatgttgtgTAATTTTAAAAGTTGGAATTTAGTGCTTGTACTTTTACTTTTTAACAATTTAGTTATTgtacttttcaatttttaaaattcatgtccataacctttttttaattattttattaaatttaagttcatAACAATATCATTTTTTTAGTTACATAGCTACCAAGTAAGTTTTTTTATGGTAAACTACACTCATGATTACTCTAACATAGGGTTTGTCCTATTTCAGTTAGtcaaatttttttctcaatttaatcactCTTAATAAAATGATTGTGCGAACCAATTACTGTCGTTaagttttttgttttcctttcaagGATCGCACAGTTAACAATTCACCTAATTTTTTGTCCATGTAATACATATATTTctaactaattaaaaaaaattaactaaatgaACTAGCCAAAAATGATTGTtttaagagagagagagagagagagagaaatggCATTCCCTTCATCATAATCAACCCTAACCACCATTCCCTTCAACCCCATCAACCTGAATTGCCCAACACCATACACGACAACATGTTGGAAAAATCAATTTGGGAAACAATATTTTTAAGCACGacgaaaatttgaaatttttctcaaaactaagccattgtgatatttatagtaataaaatttaattgaaattaTACTTATACTTTACGTGAAGGCAATCTAGGTCGTTTCCCAGCTTTCAACCAATTGATCTTCTCTGCTATCCTTGAACTCCGAATTGCTTGAATGTGAGCTCAAGCAAATTgaattatgacacaaaataaaataaaaattgtttaACTTTCAGTAGGAACGTTTATTCTCTATATGCATCGAAAATTATGAGTAttcttgagaaaaataaaatttattcttaaaataaattGTCACTATTTTTCAACAGAATATCGGTTCTCAAAAAGTGTATGTCAATAGGTTAACTCATAGTTCTTATCTATAGAGAAACAGTACAAGAGTTCTGTTCGAATAAGGtctaagtaaataataatattttaataaaaaatacgaGTTTTACTTGAAGTTCAACTAGGGGATGGCGGCATGCCCTAGTATACACTAAGGATTGCCACCCCTTGTATTCTTCGAGCTATTTGGGTCTTTCATGTATTGGATCTAATTATATGTTATTTGGACTTTTATTCAACATGTATAATTTATCCAACacaataaatattttctattatccaaaatattatttatttaatcaattaatttaattaactaaattaatttcttaattaatttattttctcaacccaatttaAAATTCACTAAAGTCATGACAACTTTGCCAATTAAAATCTAtgagaattttaatttaattgtcttattcaacaaatatattatgactaattaatttaattctcacttcaaatttcaattatttaattacaatcaatttaaataataatttgaatatattaaattaattttctaaGTCACATTTTGTACTTAGTGAGATAATGCATTCACTACACATAGTGATACATGCGATTTATTTCTCTTACTTGTTGTTTTCATTCATTCCACAACCTATCAAATCTACATACAATTCATTTCAAGTTATCTCGAGCTAGTTGAGGGACCGATTAGatatatataattagggctcaaatagtTTGTAATTAAGTTTTAGCTCTTCACCGATTAATTACAACTCATTTAATCAtggagtcattccactatagtaccATGACTGAACTCCCTCTTATTATATATCATTACTAAAGTTACTTTATTAAGTGTTCGTCTAATGACATTGTCATAAATGTGTTACATTCATAGTTTATTCTTAATCTCTTTAGGATAAATTTATTCTCTcagtatgatcctattttatctcatagtTTCTATTATATCttctgtgaaaataaaataaaataaaataaaaaacacagattttacatggaaacccttttGGGGAAAAACTACggacagaggagaagaaaattcactatgtcgaattcgaataattacaagaggaatagaccttgtctatttataggtttataaagccatattctaataaGAGTGTGGTAatattgaaacaccttattctaatcaatataaaatagatagagtttaataagatttaaaacaccttattctaaaataaaataaaagaagtgtagttctatatggattttacttttattttattttaccactgcattttatttaaataatgatctgggtcacttaattctaacatcttCTTATATGAAAAAGTTAATTACTAACAcatagtaattaaatcatttgtCTTATGACAAATTACCCGCGATCATGTTCCTTTTTTTtcaatcatgtaatgccaatgaaagTATATCATTTACCTTTTTATTggactatgaattccactattgtggcATGATACTATATTATAAagaagtcgtatacccaacaAACCAAGTtttagttccttatctatttgaactcatattttcatttagaTCAGACTATATGAGTTACACATAAATTGTCCATCATTTATTCAAGATTGAGGTATGCTAcattatgaacatcacaagtgaataaatccataaacgaatcTAGGCTAAATTCAACTTGGGTTAAGTCTAATGTATTGTCAGTCTAGATAAtgacatctatgtctctatcttctgggagtcatccaTTCCGATACTCAAGACAAGACATCTCCCTAAATAGACTTGATAGGCAACATAATAGTCTTTCAATTAATTTTCTCAATTTCTGTTAGACTATTGattgtttagattatctactaatatgTCTTCTCGCATTATGATTTGACCACATAATTCAATAtaatattagttaaatattagataatcaatgagctaatattttttacattttacttTGTGTGAAAAACCATTGAAAGCATATAGAAATGATATTAACATATAATGGAATTTTATTTAAACCAATATGTTCAAAAATTACTAATACAAATTGATAAATATACTACACTAAAGGCACTAGATCCTAACATAACAACCATTTGGCTACTTCAATCTTACCCCTAACATGACTCACCCTCAACAGCCTAGAATACCAAAATGGAAGCCAATAAACAcagtaaaataaaaaagaaaaaaaaaaggatttgaTAATCTTTAAACCTTACTTGCAAGCATCGAAAAAGAAAAACTTGGAGAATAAAAAAGGAGatgcaaaaataaaaagaaaagccaTAATACTTATCTTAGTTTGAACCCAGATTCTTAAACACTGAAGCCCCATTCGAGGATCCAAATGGTGAGAAGGCGTGTTTAATTATAGGCAACAACATATCCCTGACCGACGATGATCAAACGGTGCGAAACAGAGATCAAAGAAAGAGTGGTTCAAAACTTTAAATGTTGTTAGAAGATTTGGAGTTGGTTTCTTGGAAGATTGGCATTGGTAGATTGAGAGAGAGGAGAGTACATGCTTTCTTCCAATGGTATCGATGGCCTGAACGGAGGTTGGATTCAGCAGTGGTGGACAACCTCGATGACAACAGCTAGggttgagaagaaaaagaagaaaagaaaagaaataataaaaggaaagaaagggaaaaaagaaaaaagaaaatatatgtattatgtggaaaaataattaggtggatTGGTGATTGTGCAATCTGTTAgagaaaaatggaaaatttaacgACAGTAATTAATATGCACTGTTACATCCTGGAAACAGGGTCGGTAGTATTGACATTAAATTATAGATTAAACATAGAATAAATAGAAAACACgttagtaattaggactaaataggaatagAAGCTAAAGTGGGGAACTTAAATAGGCAAATTAGGACTAATGGTTAGTAGgagatttattaaaataatggtAGAGTTAGGAGGGATCTATAGGACAAATAAACCAACTTTATAAATGAATTTGGCTATATAAGCCAACACTGCTCATTTTCTTCCTCCCGTTTTAATTtcctttttttattataattttctcTTTTTTAACACTTTCTTCATTTCAAAAGTTGTTACAACTGGTAGttaactttctttcaaaattttattgCGCATTGCATTTTCTGGGCATTCAAGCactattttcttctttaaattctCAAGTAAAACATCATTTGTTCTCTTAAGCTTTGGTTCAGTTATTAAGCGGACCATTTAGAAGTCACGAAGGATAGCAAGATCGAAGGTAAAcaatctattttcatatcaaatCTGCATTAATGATTTTGGCTAAAGTAtctacaatttagataataattataaataaactttatttttttatatgtttggCTTCATGAAAATGGTAGATCGAAGCTGGAAAATCTATGAAATATTTTCTAAAATGATTTTCAAAGAGctttaataaaaaaatagaagGTTTACGATCCTGTTTAgcaaagtttttaagaaaacttatAAACAGAAGGGTTTTGctcttgaagaagatgatgaacaaTGGTTATTTTGAAAGAATAGGATTTAGTGAGGTTACCTTTAATTGATGGTCTAGATTTACAAATATATGTAAGTTAGGAGGGTCAAATAATTAGATAAATAAAGTCAAGTAATAGTATAGTGAGAATCTGTCATAGTTAACATAAATAGGGGATTGCTGTTAAAtgaaaaatggattaaattattttaaacaattgataaaccgtaaatataacatgttttaatcccatgcttagcatttttttggataatttattatttaattcagtTAATTTGATGCtgttaatcctttaatttcatgttttatactcaggagagcataggagaacaAAAGGAGCAGAAAATGGGCCAAAAAGGGGCAAAACGGGCAGATTTAAGCATCCACACAGCTAAAACCATTTCCACACGggctgagcacacgcccatgtggcagccCGTGTCGATATCACTCACTGTTTCCCAAACACGTGGAAAAagctaatttttagggtttttgaacattctaaagtctatataaacacactaGAAGTAGACCTAAGGGGACACGCAGAGTAGAaagcagaaattactcgaaggaagccatTGGAATCATCTCGGAAGCAGAtccacttcaagattgaagatctctattcaaat from Gossypium arboreum isolate Shixiya-1 chromosome 1, ASM2569848v2, whole genome shotgun sequence harbors:
- the LOC108463559 gene encoding uncharacterized protein LOC108463559, whose amino-acid sequence is MKAFHPFLLVKKQVYKAMDEKRISGSCLIISEDNKSDSFYPMCFGVSCAFFALRFLIGTEKGDEKWCEFRDKMVQGSAQLLGLLAWRIQREEVNLAKAELVQKLETAEKEIEELKQMRHEDAKANEKVVGIFASQEQGWLIERKKLRLQIGALINELRVLEKKKDNEIAGLKQKFDEMEILVKSKDKMIEEMGVKGKELEEKAMKLESVAQELRETAKREAQEHSNEIWKHKTAFIEIVSNQRQLEAEMGRAFRQVEATKMELDAVLEQKEESVVLAQKLSMEITKMRKDLEQKDKILSAMLRKSKLDTAEKQLLLKEVKVSKAKKKQAELETERWKAVSETRHERHSLKGMFSNQAQASAKLDYPELKTDPEAFSLLPDCQSPQGTEDLVVTADVKRLESWVRAEAEKYANVIEKRHHLELDAFAEQMRLKDEKLEGFRWRLLSMELESERLQSHVDGLNQDVSQLRQDNMKLEAMLLEREEELNSLKDQFASQLKPMSCQKSDILNISLHDPALTHDSFWPKVRIVKKKATEKEQEKKTSLLDKEEIIPSCKDSKNIRLIVQSPEKDFEEERESVDPGSLQKETNDSLVVDCVDHSRGASAKTKNNPWRMDLQALGVSYKIKRLKQQLLMLERLKGKQESGEDMDGGDNGIKGFLLLISLLNKQVSRYQSLQGKTDDLCKRMNENEIDASQGDCSNVKTKGGTTRSLEHFLEETFQLQRYMVATGQKLMEIQSKIAPGFNGVELDKTATFDMKQFSDNIKSLFQEVQRGLEVRIARIIGDLEGTLACEGMTHFRR